CATGACCACTTTTTCTTCGAGGACACCGGCAATCGCCTGTGGTGCTCGGCGTTTTCGGCGGTGTGGGACGGCCCATTGATTCTGCAGCCGGAAGAGGTGCTGGAAGCGCGCTTTTTACCGGTGGAAGCAGTGCTGCGGGACATCCAGGAAAAGCCTTACTGCCCGGACTCTCTGGCCGCCTTGAAACGCTATCTGCGGTCTCGCGGCGAAGACGTCGCAAACACGCTATAAATTGGCGCCGATTGGCTCTTAGCAATCGGCGTTTTTGCCGTTACACTGCGCGACCTTTTCAAGCTGAACCGGTATTGCTGTTCCTGTAGGAGCGAGCATGCTCGCGATGGTCGCTAACGATGACGTGGGCTGTCTGAATGCCAACGTTGCCCCGACGTTCATCGCGAGCAGGCTCGCTCCTACAGAAAAACGCGTTTTGTCCGATGGAATTACGCGTGTTTGGAACAAGCCTTGCCGTTTCAGTAGCGCTGCCCCTGCCTGAGTGGGGCTTCGCGGTCGATAGCCATCCCAAGTGCTGCGACCAGTCTTTGTCCTCCCATAGAGGATTGCCGGTGGCCAAAAAAGCCGCATCCTTCGCCGCCCTGGGCGGCCTGGTATTTTCCACCGACGCAGGTCGTCATTGCCCGGAATGCAGTAAACCGGTGGACGCCTGCATCTGCAAACAGACCGTTATCCCTGCCGGCGACGGCATTGCTCGCGTGCGTCGCGAAAGCAAGGGCCGTGGCGGCAAGACGGTGACCACCATCACCGGCGTGCCGCTGGCTGAAGACGCGCTCAAGGAACTGGCGACCACGTTGAAGAAACGCTGTGGTACCGGTGGAGCGTTGAAAGACGGTGTCATCGAAATCCAGGGCGATCATGTCGAGCTACTCTTGGCAGAACTGATCAAG
This genomic interval from Pseudomonas putida contains the following:
- a CDS encoding translation initiation factor Sui1, yielding MAKKAASFAALGGLVFSTDAGRHCPECSKPVDACICKQTVIPAGDGIARVRRESKGRGGKTVTTITGVPLAEDALKELATTLKKRCGTGGALKDGVIEIQGDHVELLLAELIKLGFKSKKSGG